In Nicotiana tabacum cultivar K326 chromosome 2, ASM71507v2, whole genome shotgun sequence, the following proteins share a genomic window:
- the LOC142167330 gene encoding uncharacterized protein LOC142167330, whose amino-acid sequence MATPGLGRAQAGGRPREARCMPRHFSRASEFLEALSDPEKVFNSLNRANKKNRKQQNSTERIELDMDDNKGLFSGSYIEDSQQHLKNFLSICVAQRQLNVTPNAIKLLLFRFSVTEEAQTWLNSLPINSITMWEELVNQFVNKFYPPNKTAKQIVEILSFRQRPTETLQETWERFKGMLVKCPHHGIPEQMLGQRFYMGLADSLKANIVRQDDGFSKLEVMLDSNNRMLQQLIGSTGKIQDRVNSHESAIKGIEVQLGQISMALNNPPQGTLLADTQINPKDQGPKQLMEASLRNGRGLDLEQEIARKSRPTETLVPVPIEIDDSTGLTEVNIPLIDALQEMPGYAKMIKDLMSQKFDFQDLSTITLAQTWSSINLMPLAIYKRLGIGRVRPTSMLLQLADRKVKRPSSILDNVLVQVRKFVFPTDFVILDWRIDEEIPIILGRPFMATGRALIDFETGELKMRLNDEEITFNMQKSMRRPSEFANCFLIEVVDVILEEEDETMNAKDPLAACLLNLDEVNGEDLAEWVLALEGQGF is encoded by the exons atggcgacgccaggcctggggCGAGCTCAAGCTGGCGGTAGACCTCGCGAGGCCAG gtgcatgcctaggcACTTCTCGAGAGCTAGTGAATTTctcgaagcattatcagatcctgagaaagttttcaaTTCATTAAATCGTGCAAACAAGAAGAACAGAAAGCAACAGAACTCAACAGAACGAATCGAACTAGACATGGATGac aacaagggactgttTTCAGGGTCTTACATTGAAGATTCTCAACAGCATCTGAAAAATTTTCTGTCGATATGTGTCGCACAAAGGCAACTAAATGTGACACCAAACGCAATAAAGCTGTTATTGTTTCGATTCTCGGTGACGGAagaagctcagacttggcttaattcactcccTATAAACTCCATCACTAtgtgggaggaattagtcaatcAATTTGTAAACAAGTTTtacccacccaataagactgccAAACAAATTGTtgagatattgagcttcaggCAGAGACCAACAGAAACGCTACAAGAAacgtgggagaggttcaagggtatgcttgttaagtgtccacatcatggcATTCCAGAGCAAATGTTGGGGCAGAGGTTCTACATGGGATTGGCAGACAGTTTAAAGgctaat attgTGAGACAAGATGATGGGTTTTCTAAACTTGAGGTAATGCTGGACAGTAACAACAGAATGCTGCAACAACTGATTGGGTCCACCGGAAAAATTCAAGATAGAGTGAACTCACATGAATCAGCGATAAAGGGTATTGAGGTTCAATTAGGACAGATTTCTATGGCTCTAAACAATCCTCCCCAAGGGACATTACTTGCAGACacacaaatcaatccaaaagaTCAGGGCCCGAAGCAGCTTATGGAAGCGAGTCTACGAAATGGTAGAGGCCTAGATCTGGAGCAAGAGATTGCTCGCAAAAGCCGACCTACTGAAACACTTGTGCCAGTACCCATTGAGATCGATGATTCAACAGGGTTAACTGAG GTGAACATTCCACTAATTGATGCGTTGCAAGAGATGCCTGGGTATGCCAAAATGATAAAAGATTTAATGTCTCAGAAATTTGACTTCCAAGACCTGTCCACTATTACATTGGCACAGACCT ggtcaagcataaatttgatgcccttGGCTATCTATAAAAGGTTAGGAATAGGAAGAGTTAGACCCACGTCCATGTTACTACAGCTAGCCGACCGGAAAGTGAAGAGGCCCTCTAGTATCCTTGATAATGTATTAGTCCAGGTTAGGAAGTTTGTGTTCCCaacagattttgtcattctagactgGCGGATTGAcgaggagattcccataattttgggaagaccattcaTGGCCACTGGGAGAGCTTTAATTGACTTTGAAACTGGAGAGCTCAAAATGAGACTAAAtgatgaagagataacattcaacATGCAGAAATCTATGcggcgaccaagtgaatttgctAACTGCTTTCTAATAGAAGTCGTGgatgtaattttggaggaggaagatgagaccATGAACGCTAAAGACCCTCTTGCAGCTTGTCTCTTGAACTTAGATGAAGTAAATGGAGAGGACTTAGCGGAGTGGGTACTGGCTCTTGAAGGCCAAGGGTTTTGa